The following proteins are encoded in a genomic region of Neurospora crassa OR74A linkage group VI, whole genome shotgun sequence:
- a CDS encoding NmrA family protein, which translates to MTKKTILVTGATGQQGGAVIDALMDLDKSGEKFSILAVTRKAESPAALDLVKRYPRVKLVEGNLDNVPALFESAKIIAGDQQLPIWGVFSVQVSMGPGVTFDGEVKQGKALVDGAIANGVQHFVYSSVERGGDARSWENPTPIPHFQTKKIIEDYLNATCGKQPGSRMGWTILRPVAFMDNLKPGMPTSLFLTALKNHLGENRKSLQWIAVHDIGVFAAKVFDAPEDWNHTAVGLAGDELTIEQLSRAFSKATGYPMPLTYSFAGSLLTFVARELGLMIRWFADEGYKADIEARRRDHPGMLTMEQWLLTKSQFSTGVDGAQIGA; encoded by the coding sequence ATGACCAAGAAAACCATCCTCGTCACTGGTGCCACCGGCCAGCAAGGCGGTGCCGTCATTGACGCCCTCATGGACCTCGATAAGTCCGGCGAGAAGTTCTCCATTCTCGCCGTCACCCGCAAAGCCGAAAGCCCTGCCGCCCTTGACCTTGTCAAGCGCTACCCGCGCGTCAAGCTGGTTGAAGGCAACCTCGACAATGTGCCGGCCCTCTTCGAGTCGGCCAAGATCATCGCAGGCGATCAGCAACTCCCCATCTGGGGCGTCTTTTCTGTTCAAGTCTCCATGGGCCCCGGCGTGACCTTTGACGGCGAGGTCAAGCAAGGCAAGGCCCTCGTTGACGGAGCCATTGCCAACGGTGTTCAGCACTTTGTGTACAGCTCTGTGGAGCGCGGTGGCGATGCCAGGAGCTGGGAGAACCCGACACCTATCCCACACTTTCAGACCAAGAAGATAATTGAGGATTATCTGAATGCGACGTGCGGCAAGCAGCCTGGATCCAGGATGGGCTGGACGATTCTGAGGCCCGTGGCGTTCATGGATAACCTCAAGCCCGGCATGCCGACGAGCCTCTTCTTGACTGCGCTTAAGAATCACTTGGGGGAGAACAGAAAGTCTCTGCAGTGGATTGCGGTGCATGACATTGGTGTCTTTGCGGCCAAGGTGTTTGACGCGCCGGAGGACTGGAATCACACGGCGGTCGGGCTGGCGGGGGATGAGTTGACGATTGAGCAGCTCAGCAGGGCCTTCTCCAAGGCGACTGGATATCCGATGCCGCTGACGTATTCGTTCGCCGGAAGTCTGTTGACCTTTGTTGCCAGGGAGCTTGGCTTGATGATTCGCTGGTTCGCGGACGAGGGCTACAAGGCTGACATtgaggcgaggaggagggaccaCCCTGGCATGTTGACGATGGAGCAGTGGTTGCTGACGAAGAGTCAGTTTAGCACGGGGGTTGACGGCGCGCAGATTGGAGCTTGA
- a CDS encoding cytochrome P450 2C30 — protein sequence MQLLTLVIVGLFMLIVAVVHFIKAFREVNDPNGIPGPTQIPYLGRVHDLPIQFMWLKFKEWADKYGQQGFYRTMMLGAEFIVVTDEKVAEDLLVKRAKYNSDRPVIQSLFDSKSTHGSMEYLPLMGHNTYWARQRKLSHSYLTEATKAHYYGVMYFEVQRWMARLLENPEDFQHSIEDMSSKVMCQLTWDDPSLSEYCTKSAWGLLTQMSPAGPITNVLTPLWHLPTLINPWKRAERKRHDEQQAWWMERLLTCREKLARGELRPCWTRQFLEKTSQKTSISGDYEASCVIGMLALVGIFTVVGPMSYWLVSMVHNPKWQEAVQREVDEVCGNRMPRLEDAPRLPILRACIKETMRWKPNVPTGVAHETEADDHYQGYFIPKGTRILPFDWSFLRNPVKYPDPENFRPERWLEPGWPTYKEPLTQYPTIKGLTSFGWGQRQCLGMSLTQDELIVGCGALAWLFNLRHKRDPITGRELPVPLDRSNSLLIIKPDPFQMEFEPRSKERKKEALRVWKESEAKDRARRERWLRNVKEGKPNVIKEPKVLQPTVKIPSPSPAAAVPAALVDGGEVRDELSKTVQVVKEKSGGVNGHGDSLAEKAVMDVKKKADISITIARLDSTACVY from the exons ATGCAGCTACTTACACTCGTTATCGTAGGCCTGTTTATGCTGATAGTGGCCGTTGTGCACTTCATCAAGGCCTTTAGGGAGGTGAACGACCCAAATGGAATTCCTGGGCCGACACAAATACCTTACTTGGGGCGAGTCCATGATCTTCCCATCCAGTTCATGTGGCTCAAGTTCAAGGAGTGGGCGGACAAATATGGACAACAAGGCTTCTACCGAACCATGATGCTCGGTGCCGAGTTCATAGTCGTGACCGATGAGAAGGTGGCGGAGGATTTGCTGGTCAAGCGCGCCAAGTATAATTCGGATCGGCCGGTTATTCAATCTCTGTTTGACTCCAAAAGCACACATGGGTCGATGGAGTACCTTCCCCTGATGGGTCACAACA CATACTGGGCACGACAAAGAAAACTCAGCCATTCCTATCTGACCGAGGCCACCAAAGCTCACTACTACGGTGTAATGTACTTTGAGGTCCAGCGATGGATGGCACGCTTGCTCGAAAACCCCGAGGACTTCCAACACTCTATCGAGGACATGTCGTCCAAGGTCATGTGCCAGTTGACATGGGATGATCCGAGCCTCAGTGAGTACTGCACCAAGAGTGCCTGGGGTCTCCTGACACAGATGTCACCGGCTGGACCCATCACCAACGTCCTGACACCGCTATGGCACTTGCCAACCTTGATCAACCCCTGGAAGAGAGCAGAGCGCAAACGCCACGATGAACAGCAAGCGTGGTGGATGGAGCGTCTTTTGACATGCAGGGAGAAGTTGGCGCGCGGGGAACTACGCCCATGCTGGACTCGACAGTTCCTCGAGAAGACGTCCCAGAAGACCAGCATATCTGGTGACTATGAGGCCTCTTGTGTCATTGGCATGCTGGCCCTGGTAGGAATCTTTACCGTCGTAGGTCCCATGTCCTACTGGCTTGTGTCCATGGTTCACAACCCCAAATGGCAAGAGGCTGTTCAGAGGGAAGTTGACGAGGTTTGCGGTAACCGTATGCCAAGACTGGAAGACGCTCCTCGGTTGCCCATCCTCCGTGCTTGCATCAAGGAGACAATGAGGTGGAAGCCGAACGTGCCCACTGGTGTTGCCCACGAGACCGAAGCGGATGATCACTACCAGGGATATTTTATCCCCAAAGGAACCCGCATCCTGCCTTTTGACTG GTCCTTCCTCCGCAACCCCGTCAAGTACCCTGACCCGGAAAACTTTCGTCCTGAGCGCTGGCTCGAACCGGGCTGGCCCACGTACAAGGAACCTCTGACTCAGTATCCGACCATCAAGGGTCTGACCTCGTTTGGCTGGGGGCAGCGCCAGTGTCTTGGTATGTCGCTGACTCAAGATGAGCTCATTGTCGGATGCGGTGCCTTGGCCTGGTTGTTCAACCTTAGGCATAAGCGCGATCCCATAACGGGCCGTGAACTACCCGTTCCGCTCGACAGGAGCAACTCGCTGCTCATCATCAAGCCGGATCCATTTCAAATGGAATTCGAGCCACGTTccaaagagaggaagaaggaagcgtTGAGGGTTTGGAAAGAGTCCGAGGCAAAGGATCGCGCCCGGAGGGAGCGGTGGTTGAGGAACGTGAAAGAGGGAAAGCCGAATGTGATCAAAGAGCCAAAGGTGCTGCAACCGACAGTGAAGATTCCATCTCCCTCACCGGCAGCAGCGGTCCCGGCTGCACTCGTGGACGGAGGAGAGGTAAGGGACGAGTTGTCGAAGACGGTTCAAGTGGTGAAGGAAAAGAGTGGCGGCGTGAACGGTCATGGTGATTCATTGGCCGAGAAGGCGGTGATGGacgtgaagaagaaggcagaTATTAGTATCACGATCGCGAGGCTTGACTCCACTGCATGTGTGTACTGA